ctccattactaggtttcttcctacaatcttcttccttgtgtcctggtatcttgcaaaaattgcagtaagtggagcatcttcctgaatgcttcttcttgcaagccttacaataaggtgcagaggtagaacctacgtttttcccacggttggaatttccataatgaaattcttgggtaagtttctgagctaggttcctcctctGGTTCTCTTCTTGCgtacgcactaattcatcagtcaaggtatttgctaattctactgcttcttctatggtttgttgtctagctgccttgactacatgcctaatctcactgattaatccccagatgtagcggaagattaatgcaggttctggtgatgcaagggttggaactattctagcatattcaaagaataacgtagtgtaacccttactatccactccagtcatcctaaggtttaagaatttatttgctatctgttccttttcattaggaggacataatttcctttccaccatattcttaaattcatTCCATGTCATAGACCccgtcacttcccctagactggaggatagtgttccaccattctagagctgagttcttaaacaaatTAGAGGCAAaaattatcttatcttcttctgtgcacttgcttatttttaagactgcctcagtcttttttatccagcgtagagctgcaacggccccttcattgcccgagaattatattggtttacaggaccaaaATTCCTTATatgaacaaccataagacatggttcttcttctttttggaatgggcacttgaagtatgggtccattgttcacgctgtgttctggttcagtaggtggtcgcttactgccattattacttttattatccgtttccttaaccgttttgataatatatggcattgcgtctataatcccttgtgccactatgtgttggatggcactgttatccacttggtttccattattattgttattcaggttatcgttattctggttttcctggttcacttcgttgtccatctgaactttaaacatttaccacgtattaatatcacaagacaATATCCAATACAAACAATCACATTATAAGCATATTgatccaaaatcatcaaaaattgcgacctttactctattttatatattATGCGTCTAGTACaaattggaactgaaatataaaattacattactATTATGCATCTGTAGCTATTTATCTATTATtacatattttatatattttttttcaaaacatacacacatattatatatatatatatatattattactattaatggttgatgtgcgtgaagtgtgttataattttgatatatatttaagcccctttttacacttttagccaagttttaaatttataaaacacgatatttactaacactaaacacacatatgggcaagtgcacccatcgtggacgtagtatagtgttggtaagataccgaggtcgtccaaggacacaagagcttttaataccggtttatcctcgacgtctaaccaaatcaaaaagtgagaaaaatgttttaaactaagaaaaataaaaactaactaaatgctgaaaaataaaataaaataaaagacaagatgaatcacttggatccgacatgtgtattagtataacctttgattattttcgcacttttgcacttgtttaagagattatcttagttattgtagtaggcccctcttttgaaggcgacgttaccctcaacccagtagtttgagtcagcaaggatacaatcctaaagggtcggattattggaagataatgaattaagttattaatgcaaattgtggtaggccccgcttttggcggtgacgttaccctcggctaagtagtctgagtcagcagggatacagtcctaaatagccgggttatagtattaatagtagttaacttatgagggggtcaaagagtttggatccccgccatccaatacctatgggtattgaaggagatcttactaaatttgacccaggtcccaagcaggacctctaaacgctgaaccagggcaagacccttaccaaaccgttcccttaacccccgaccaggtagccaacatacctctatatagaccgtggagatatgaatggtgaaaatctttttttttatatagacagtaaaataacgccaagacaccacggacaaacgataaggaaagatcaccttcaacataagtaactagttattaaagtcattaatacaaaaccaaataaaaagtgcaaaagattaaaaataaaaagtattatactaaacacttgtcttcaccaagtgatgtaagagacttaggcaaacatggccttgattgtcaagaactcttacgatcaatcttggatcccgagacgactcacacactctacgatggacaatggatgatggtggtggatgatggtgttatggtggtggtgggtggtggatgaagtgtgagagaggtggtgtgccaagggatggaatggaatgaagccaagcacccctatttataggctgaacagaaggctgggcacggccccgtgtccgctggacacgcccccgtgcccgtctgacattctctctcttcattaattgtaattcgcaattacaattaatgcgcctgctgtactttcaccacgcccccgtgcccactggacacggccccgtggtgggcaatggaagcttctactggtttgtcttttctgctgcttcctgggcacgcccccgtgttcgctggacacggggcgtgtgcagtctctgttttctcttctttgccttgggaggtgccgttgagggtccgggcagtctacttttgttccttttcttgtatttatgctagaattagttgtctttttgcttcttttgtgattttgagctcatttcatcctgaaaatacaaaaggaagacaaaaacactctttttccaacattagtacttaaaaagggttagttttatgccttaattgatgtgatttatatgttgcattttatacacatcaaTGGTACGGGTTCATCCAAAATTCCATGTTACGCTCGTCATATTTCCACACTAGCCTTTCAACTATCTGCCTCATCCTTTGACTTccttctaaaatctcctcaccaaaggttcggagttcttgcacattcttAGTGCTCATGGGTGGTGCAGGGGCTGGTACTGGGTCTGGGAACTGGGGCATTGGTTCTTCGTAAGGGTACGGGTTCTCTAGAATTTCCCTGATGTATTGATCATTATCATAATAGGGGTCTAGAGGGTCCAGGTCTGGGTAGGGTCCTACTAGGTCTTGCATGGGTTCGTCTGGTATTGGGTAGCGTTGTTCATAATCCCTATGGTCGTTAAACCATAGGTCATAGTCTGGGGGATGGGGTGCTGGTACTCTAGGAATCTCAGCTGGGTCAAAAGCAGGCATTGGgatttggttttctgggttgGCTTCAATTTCCATTGGTTGTGTGGGAAATAGTGGTAACggctggggtgctatgagttgttcTAGATTCGGGTCGGCGGCTGTGGTTGCTAGTATGTGGAAGTTTGCCAGTCTCCTATTGATCATATCCTGAGGGTTCATTTCTCTATTCGCAGCTGCTAAGGCTCTCTGCTGCTGTAACTTTTTCATCCTTTTTCTATGTTCGTGAGATcctctgctgaaccatcctctcttcttgggagggaatggctcttcataTTGTGCGTTgaacacgaatatcccatcttcgGTATCAGCCGAATACCCCGAGGgggtaggctgtgaagaggtgccttcgtccctaggtgagctggacaactgacggtaagcgtctgaaggtccttggtcgctcatactataaactaacaaattatcaaataacacaaaacaataatatacagatatgcacgtaatcacgtagattatttcctaacaaaataaataaattttggtgtcagcagaacacttctgtggctgaatcagtggttgtagctctgataccaccttctgtcgcaacccccgtcccctattCTACCCGAaaacgggcggccgcgagatcagattcagtggtatcggtgtttatcaatttggcagcgcaATTTaaatcaggatcgtagttaggaaatattttatcagagtaaaataccacgctcTTATAATATTAATcacatgggaaattcccaagtttcaagtacacccatttttatagggataaagcctattttatttaaataaaaacatctctttatttaggtaacttttatagccacttttccaagccttcagtgttgtctagctggcttctatttggctttcacattttgttacctgaaacgcgtttaaaaacattttgtcagtgggaaatactgattagtgaatcccagtttaatcaagacagGTAAAACCGTTTACAACAATGAGGGTGGTcgcacaattacatttgtttgttttctactttaattaccacccacggtactgtcaatcaaTGCCTGGTGTTCATGTTACTACTcatagtgtagtaacaaatttttgtatacaaaaccctaacataccgacgataattgtagaatacaaatactcaatcagtgtttaatataatgtaaatcatttgatgttttgtaaaaacagtttgcaaaaaggagattactcacattgctatcttagggttttcctttgtgatttcctggtgattatctattaattacacaatgcacacgcgttagtataataactcaatatttacattagtaataccctccccgagatagaactccaacgactacgtcgggtagaGCCTCGACAACCgttacggaatcctagatcaatcgggcagcgtatctaatacataaccgggggttatgatacttacaacgaggcataACTTCGtgaattagggggtataatgcccagGTATAGTGCCTACTATAGAGAAATTGAGAGAGAGATTGAAAGACTGAACGATTTGTGAACTGTGCTCGTCGACTAAATTTATAGGGCTGATCAGcagggctgtcgcgccccgcggcGTCCTAAGGCTAAGCCTTCACGGGCCGCCAGGGACTACGTGTCCCGTTATAGGCTTGCCAAGTCAATTGCTAGACCCCACACGCGTCGGACACGTGGCACACTCCGGTGCGGCCTGGTGTACTagccgtcgcgccccgcgtaacCCCGTGGTGTGTTCTTCGTGGGCCGCCACAGACTATAAAATTTTacttttaattaatttttaattatataaaggtaTTTAGGGTCAAatctcgtatacggggtgtattttaagacgtaTAGGGACACTCTAattatattagggtgtcggaaataatTTTGGAGGGTTGTATATACAATCTTGTACTACAGAACAGAACAGAACAACACTGTACCAATACTTAACAGAACCACATTATAAAAGATTTAATTATATGATACCTAAATTATAGATTGATATGATGAAACAGAGTTACTTGCATAATTATACACAAGAAAACTAACTCCCATCCACTCCAGCGACTATCTGAGTAACAaattgtcaaaccacagggaccaccggtgtaatttccaaaagttggggactatagatgttattttacaaaaccacagggactatccgtgcattttactccaTAAAAAAGTGCAATCAAACCGCATTGTACCAATACTTAACCATAATTATACATATTAAACCTTAGTACCTAATACTTAAGCATAATCAAAAGAACATAACACAACCATATTAGTCTTCGTGAAGCGGGTTTTGTGATGGTGGTGTTAAGGGTAGACctaggatggtggtggtgatgacaTTGCGGTGGTTACGACGGTGGTGATGGCGGTTATCTGGTGGTAACGACGGGAAGACGACACAAAGGTTGAATGCCAAATCGTTTAACCACCTCAAAACAACCGTCACCCGCACCACCGTGTGGTGGTTCTGGTTCTCTGACAAGTGCAATCCGGCTACATTGTACCCACAACAATGAAACAGAGCTTAGATTATGTGTGAATGACATGATTTCAGCACAACGAAAGTAAAATAGAGATTTGTAATCGTACCTATGATCGATTCATTCTCCAATTGCACATTGAACTCCATTGAATCCGGTGATGTGTGTGAACGCAatgaagaggaagaagatgactTTGTGTGTGTTAGTTGAGGGTGTCATAGAGTGAAGGGGGAAGATAAATGAGATATAAGGTGTGGTCAATAAGATTCGTGGGTGAAATTACATCCTTACCTCTAAAATTAATAGTTGACTAACTGTCAGGGTTTCAGAGGGAAAAAACTGGAAGAGAGGGAGTCATAGAGCAATCTGGACCAAACCTCAAGGAGGCAAATTACACTTTACTCTAAATACAAAGTCTGTCTCCTAAAATTATTATGTAACTATGATAATTTTAATTTTACTTATTAGTTATTATTATGTGTTAGAATTAAATACAAAGTTTCCTAAAAGTAAGAAGTTGTAACAAATGTATCAAATGGACTTCGATTGACCCAATTCAAGCGACATTAGAACCGCCTTATCGAACTCTACAATATGAGGTTTTAGGTTTTCACTTTTGGATGTGTAGCttgtagattttagaatttttgtttatatcattttgtttttttatttagcATTGTGTCTTTTTTATATTTACGTCATTGTGTTTTTTTACGACTCATTGTGTTTTTTCGCCTCGACATTATGTTATATTTTTCAGCATTGTTTTATATTTTGCTCGACATTGTGTTAtctttagaccatgtgtagtggtagcaatttataatgcccccaccatggggcattatatGACATGTGGCATCCTAGTCACACTTGGGCATTATaacaaaagtggtgtagtgggcataatgccctataatgccctaccaatcattaaacaaaaaaaaaactattttctcattggcTAGTCAAACCCATTCAAACCTTCCACAATTCATTTAGGCGTTTTCATTAAAACGCCAAACCCATTTTTCTTTGCCCtataatgccctatgtaatggagaagggggcgttttttttgccctataatgccctactacacatggtcttagcgATACATTATGTCTTTGTACACTTCTTAGATTGTACACTTCTTAGATTTATCAGACTTTGTAGGATAACTTTACCCTTATCCTATACTAATATATTTTGGTTTAGTGTGGGTCACCATTACCACCGTATACACATGGAATATGTTTGAAGTTTAATGCATTCTTGACTACTTAAGAGTTATCAACACAAAATTCACAAACTCAAGCTCAATGTCGAGATGCTCAAATGTTCAAGAGTTATCATCAATACAATATTATACAAACTGCTTAAGACTCAAGTTCTCAAAATATTTAAGTTGTTACTAGTtagagtttaagttcttaaggcCACCTCAAAAATGTTAACGTCTTAGGCACATTTAAAATCGTGTAACCTAATGTGACCTGCTTAAAAATTCTAAACAAGTTGAATGGGTTAATGACTTGATGGGTTGGCAGGTTAAATAACCCGAACACAAACATGTGTAAACGAGCTGGTGATAAGATATTAATCATTTAATCTGAACGGGTTAAACATGTcaagttgaaaaaaaaatttctttAATTAACTTGGTTAAACAACCTACGAACTGACATGCTTAGATCAGTGGCAGATCTAGCCCAGAAGTTCAGGGGCATCTCAAAATTTTTATAGGGTtaggggtatcctttgtatatCGGAGACGAAGTTGAGGGGTATTTTTACATTACGAAAACAAAGttgaggggtatttttacactacgaagACGAGGTTGATGGGTAGCTCATGCTACCCCTGCTAACATACTAACTCCACCCCTGGCTTAGATATGACAACCTAAAACCTGATTATTTTCATGTGAGTTGGAGGTCACAAAGCAGGTTTCTCAACCAATGTATAGTCATGATGAAGCATGTTGGACGATAATCAAAACCAAACTATAGTACATAATATGCGTTTTGAACACTTGCATTTATACAAGTGTAATCCTTCATGCATTAAAATCCAAACCCGGATGCATCTTCTGAGAAAGTTTCCATCATCAAGGTTCATTACAATGTATACATACTGAGATTGATCAAACTTGATGAGGGTGGAGAAGAACCGGAAGCCCTTTTTCGGGTATAGCCATGGGAATGTATTTGATTTTCTCATCGGGTATCGACAAATCCCATTTGAAATTGGTGATAATGTTATGAAGGAATGTAAGTACTTCTAATCGCGAAAACTCTTTCCCTAGACACATCCTAGGACCCCCTCCAAATGGCACAAATGTGAACGGTGCTGGCCCTGAACCCTCAAACCTTGATGGATCAAACCGTGTCGGATCTTCAAAGTTAGCCTTGTCTTTATGTGTCCCTGCAGCACTCCAATATACCTGTCGCACGAAAGACATACAAACAACTAACAAGCTTAGCACACATCTATGAGTTAACCGTTTGACAACACGATATTATAACAAAATTAAGTAAGTTTACCTTCCATCCTTTGGGTATGGTGTAACCTGCATATTCAAAATCCACCAAGGCCTCTCTAAAGGCTCCGATGGTGGGTGGATTTAGCCTCATGACTTCAGATATAACATTCCAAGAGTATTTCATTTTTTGTAAGTCCTCCCATTTCAACAACTCACCTACTTCTTTTGCCTTAGAAATCTCCAATTGTTCTGCAAACAATTTGTCATTCATCATTGAATCTGATCAACATGTTTACAAGTATTATAGGTAGCAACGCCAACGCCACCTTTGACACCACCTCGATCTCATCCCTACCACCACTATCGACACTAGCCACCATAAAAAAAGGTGAACctattttagtatttttttttctaaattaacTCATTGCAACCCGACTTCATTTTGGCCAAAACCCATTTTGACCTAAACCAAGTTGATACTTTTAAAACGACTCATTTGACCCAAGCTCGACGATATCCCATTTTGACCCGTCACCTAAACATGTCCAACCCGCCCAATTTCAGGCTTAAAAAGTATGATAACCGAACACAAGATACCTTTCAACACCTTGTCATAAACATGAGGGTGTTCGCCGAGTCTTTTGATGAGCAATGTGATAGTAACAGTGGATGTGTCATAACCGGCAAATAGTAGTATCAAGATGTTATTTGCAATCTCCATTTCAGTTAAATACCTGCCATTTTCGTCTGAAGATGTAAGCAAATGTGATAAGAGATCTTGTGAAGATGATGCCTTTCCTTCTTCCATTTCCACTCTTCTTTCTTTGATAATCGTCAAGAGTTCGGTCCTAATCGCCGATGCAGCTTTTTTCGAGCTATGAAAGCGTGTGCCTGGGAAGTCTATGGGTATCCCAATGATGCCTTGCAAGAAAATGTTGAATAAGGAAGAGAGTTTTGCAATGTGGTTTGGCTCCTCTAGGCTCATGAATAAACGACAAGCAAGCTCAAAGGCGTATAATTTAACGGTTTGGTGTACTTTCACCTCTTCCTTTCCTTCAGATATTGATAAACAACATAACTTATATATGAGAAATATTAGTGTGATTTCACTTGGTAAATCTacagaaaaaaaaaggaaaaactaTAATATATAGCTATTTAACCAAATCAGATTGATATTTAAAAACTTAATTATTAAAAATATTGAAAAATCAATTATAAAAAACTTAACGTTGTTATAACTTTTAAGTTTCTAAAATTTAAAGTTATTAAAActtgtttaaaataaatatttaaatactTAAAGTTATAAAAACTTACATTTTTGACAAAACATTTAAACCTTAACTCTTTATTATAATGTTTAATTACTTAAAGTTATAAAAACTTACATTTTTGACAAAACATTTAAACCTTAATTCTTTATTATAATGTTTATAAACTTAAACTTATTGAAACTtaatttttaaactttttaaatatttacaaacttttttttaaatctatATTTTTTCAAGCATTCTTTTTAAAAGAACCATTAAAAACATGGCTTGCACCACATCAACGCAAGAGGTCAATAATCTGGGTCACGTTAGGGGGGTCGGGGCGCTCGGTGATGGCACGTTGTGAGTGGCTCACCACGCGTGGAACACCGCCGCCACTCATGGTGACCACGCGTGGTGGTGATAACTCGTGGTAGTGACAACGCGTGAAGATTTCTTCCCAAACATCCTGCTTCCTTCTCCTTCACATGATATCATTGGTGTGGTGAGTGATGAACACccccactaaaatccatcactagtgatggaaccAAGTTCGATGACGTGGCAGATCATGATTGGGTGTGATGAGTGATGGAAAGTGGAGCGCCCTGACCCCCTCAATGGCTACCTTTTAGGCTTGTAGCCTAGCGGTAGCGTATCGAAATATGCCACTTCCTTTGATGTTGAGCGTTTAAGTCTAGTGCAGAACAAATGTGTAGATTTAAAAGTAGAATTACAGAGGGTGTGCGATTTGTGATTTGTGATTTCCATTAAATCCAGAAAAAAGAACAATAAATGATTGTTAACTATAACTTAACTACCTCGCCAATGAACTTGTATATGCCTACGAGTAACAACATCCATGGTGGCAGCATAGCGAGTGGCAAAAGCATCGGGACCAAGATACGACAACATCATCTTCCTCATCCACTTTGCTTCCTCGCCATGACTCGTAACCAAACACTTCCCGAAAAGCTTCCTCAACGAATACGGCCACCACACGGCCACCAGCTTGTTCTCGTTC
Above is a window of Helianthus annuus cultivar XRQ/B chromosome 14, HanXRQr2.0-SUNRISE, whole genome shotgun sequence DNA encoding:
- the LOC110908664 gene encoding beta-amyrin 28-monooxygenase, which gives rise to MIQFLPIPHLIIISYVVWILYRILKHKTNKVNLPPGSFGWPILGESLSLLRAGLDGVPERFDQERVEKHGSSQVFKTSLFGNRVAVLCGPAGNKFLFGNENKLVAVWWPYSLRKLFGKCLVTSHGEEAKWMRKMMLSYLGPDAFATRYAATMDVVTRRHIQVHWRGKEEVKVHQTVKLYAFELACRLFMSLEEPNHIAKLSSLFNIFLQGIIGIPIDFPGTRFHSSKKAASAIRTELLTIIKERRVEMEEGKASSSQDLLSHLLTSSDENGRYLTEMEIANNILILLFAGYDTSTVTITLLIKRLGEHPHVYDKVLKEQLEISKAKEVGELLKWEDLQKMKYSWNVISEVMRLNPPTIGAFREALVDFEYAGYTIPKGWKVYWSAAGTHKDKANFEDPTRFDPSRFEGSGPAPFTFVPFGGGPRMCLGKEFSRLEVLTFLHNIITNFKWDLSIPDEKIKYIPMAIPEKGLPVLLHPHQV
- the LOC118486517 gene encoding alpha/beta-gliadin clone PW1215-like gives rise to the protein MKKLQQQRALAAANREMNPQDMINRRLANFHILATTAADPNLEQLIAPQPLPLFPTQPMEIEANPENQIPMPAFDPAEIPRVPAPHPPDYDLWFNDHRDYEQRYPIPDEPMQDLVGPYPDLDPLDPYYDNDQYIREILENPYPYEEPMPQFPDPVPAPAPPMSTKNVQELRTFGEEILEGSQRMRQIVERLVWKYDERNMEFWMNPYH